Sequence from the Colletotrichum higginsianum IMI 349063 chromosome 6, whole genome shotgun sequence genome:
CACCGAGTCCTTCGCTCCACGCTGGAGCATGTGCGCAGGAAGCACCCGGAAGAGGAGGTCCTCATCATGCACGAGTGTATCTCGGCCTTTGCGACGCTCCCCTTCTTTTACGGCGCACCGCTGCCCGCGGGCTATAGCAGGCTTCCCAAAGTCATCAACATCCCCATCTATCCGATGTTTGTGTGGAGCATCGACACTCCTCCGTTCGGACCTGGCAGccccccgacgacgacctggcTGGGACGCCTAGCGAACTTGCTCCTTTACTACGTCATCGTCAGCCTGCCAATGTATCGTCAAATCTTGGGGCGCGTCAACCAAGAGATGAAGGTTCTCGGTGCCACTCGCCAGGTCACGGGCTGGCTGCCCGACGTGGTGACCACCACGGCGGACGTGGTCTTGATGATATGCAGCCCCAGCATGGAGTACCCGCGATCTGATCTCGATCCCAAAATCCGCTTCATCGGCTGCCTACCAAACAACGTCTCTACGACGTCTTTTCGGCCAACCTTCCAGCCGCCGGCATGGTGGTCGACCATCCAAGAGAACGCCAAGCTGCCGTCGCAGACCAGAAAGCGGCTGGTTATGGTCACTCAGGGGACTCTGTCCGTGGACTACAACGACCTCCTGATTCCACTCATGCAGGCGCTGGCTGGCCGACGAGATGTTTTGGTCGTCGCGCTCTTGGGAGGGCGTGACAAGGAGCTGCCTCGAGACTTTCCAGTACCCTCGAACGCCTACGTGGCCCAGTACTTTCCATATGAGGTAATCCTTCCTCTGAGCGATATATCTGTACAGAATGGCGGGTACGGCGGTTGGACGCAGGCCGTAATGTATGGCGTTCCGACGGTCCTCGCGGGGGCGACAGAGGAAAAGCGAGAGAATGTGATGCGCGGGCAGTGGACTGGCACATCCGTGGggatcaaaaagcgacgGCCCTCTGTGCAAGAGTTACGAGAGGCAGTGGATACTATCCTCGAGAGCTATGACGAGTACAAGTCGACAGTGTTGAAGCTGAAGGCAGAAAACGAACGCCTGGATGCCATGACACAGATCGAGCGGGCGACAGAGGGATTTCCCTTGGACACAGTTCGGCAGTCATAAATGCCAGCACGGGAATAAGTGACCATATTGGCACTGGATGGTTCATCGTTCTCGCTGACGGAGACACTCGGCGCCGTGCTAGTCGAGTGGTTGAGCGCTGTGATCTGACCATGACAACTTTCTTTTTGTTAACTACTGGACATGTGTATGCCTGGATGGGCCAAGCAGCTACACTCGTACTTTGAATACGCTCTACATAATCACAACAGACTGGGTCATCTGTGATAAAAACCCCAGCACCCTATCTACATCCGCCTGCGTTGTAGGAACGTGATGGCTGCCCTCAAACTCCATGTATTTGGTCTTCGGCCCCTTCCAGAAGTTCTCATACATCTTCCTTGACTGCCCATTGTAGGGGTCTTTTGTTCCAACAAGATGCAGCGAGGGGATCCCTACAGTCTGGTCATGAATCGCCGAGTCTACAACGTGTGTGCGCGTGTCAGTTTGGCTGTCGTTTCAAGTAACCCGTCAGCCGGCGGGCGTATTTCTACGTACGTTCTTTTGGGGAAGTGAGCAATGTCAACGGCGGATACGTAGAGCACACCAGCCAGGCGAACTGGAACGTCAGACACTGTCCCCAATACCGACCCAGCTCGTGCTGGTCGAGGAGCAAACCCGTGGCGATGCCGCACCCTTGCGAGAAAGCAACTATACCGACATACGGCGCATCGCTCACTTGCTTAAGCAGGTTGCCCAGGTGGTTTCGCACCGTCTCGCGCTCGCGGTTGATGTCTTCGGCCGTCAACCCGAGGTGCTCCGAGTTGGACTCCTCGCACTGCCACCGGTAGAACGGCCCCGAGCCAGCAAAGGTCGGATGCATACCGGGTCCGATGCCACATTCGAATGGCGCGTTGGGGAAGACGAAATCGAAACGGTCGTCGAGCGCCTTTGTGAACCGCCGGAGCTGGACTCtgaagatggcggcgttggagCCTGCGCCGTGCAGACAGAGGATCTTGGGTTTGACCATGGATGCTGTATCACGGTGTCTATCCTGAGCGTATCAGACTGGTGGTGGGCACTGCAGGCAGCTTTTCAGGATGATATCTCGACGTTTGCAACAACGGAACAATGGGAGGAACTCGCAAAAAGGTTTGTGAATCACTTCAGAGTGAGAAAAGGCCCAGAATAGGAAGAGCCACGCAGGAGCTGCCAAGGACGAGTAACGACCGGCCGGTAAACGTTGACAAGATCTGTTCCGGTTTCATCACGGGTCGCTAAGGCGGATTTGGTTTCATGGCATATTGACAGATGACCAGTCTGCAGCAATGTGTCCTGCGGGCACTTTTGCAAGTCCTATCTTGGCTTGCTGTCTGGGCAGAGACAACATAAGGCCCGGCGGAGTGGAGTTGAGCCATTTCTGGTCTCGGCACCTTCATGACTCTCAGTTCCGGCCGGTCGCGGTTTTAGAGACACAGAGGTAAGTTAAATATGGCACTGTCCATGCCAGGGTAGCTAATCATGTTGGTGTCAACCACGTTCACAATTCGCCGATAACCAATTCACATGACAATGGCACCCCACATTCAGACGGAGCAGCTTCACCCCGTTTTCGGGGCTTCGGTGTCGGGAGTAGATTTCTCCAAGCCGGTCTCTGAAGAAGTGCAACTAGAGATTCAGAAAGCCCTGCATCAGGTGAACAAGTCATCCTCCGTGGAACCATCAAGGGATGCTCTCATGGACCACTCATGCTAACGTTGTCATGGTCTGCAGTATGGGGTTCTTGTGTTTCGGGACACGGCACTTGACGACCAGAAGCATGTCGATTTTGCCAAAATGTTTGGTGCTATCGACAAGTTGAACATTCCGCCTGGCAGCGGCATCAAAGCCCGTTTCGAGACGGATGAGTTGCAGGATCAAGGAAATCTGGGCTTGGACGGTACGGTTCTTCCTGAGGAGTCTCCAAAGGCACACTTCAACAAGGTATGGGAGAGCATACACACAAATGAAACCTCGCACTCGACTCACTTTCTTTTTGCCAACTCGACAGGGCAATTTGCTGTTTCACGTAGACAATAGCTATCACCCCCAGCGGGTGAAATACTCCATGCTtcgcgccgtcgacctccCTCCCCAAGGGATGGGCGGGAACACCGAGTTCGTCGATGTGCGCCAGGCGTGGGACGACTTACCGGAGCCGTGGAAGCAGGAGCTCCAAGCAAACGGGTATCGAGTGAGGCACTCCATGTGGCACTCCCGCAAGCTCGCCTCGCCCGATTTCTTTGCGCGGCTCGATGCCACAAACTACCCGTCCTCTCTCCGAAACCTGGTCCAGGAGCACCCCGACACCGGGCGAGCCCTCCTGTACCTTGCCTCGCACTGCTTCGAGATCGAGGGCTTGTCGGCGGCCGAGTCCAAAGAAAAGCTCGACTTCCTGATGAGCCACGCCACACAGGAAAAGCGTATTCTCTCCCTTCCCTGGCTCAACAAAGGCGACATGATGGTCTGGGATAACCGTTGCGTGATGCACCGTGGGCAGCCTCTTGCAGGACCTTACAAGCGAGACTTGCGTCGGGCTACGATTCTCGACGAGGGCCCGGAGGCGTACAGTTTCGACGCAAAGGACTATGATTACATGAAGTTTTGGTCCGCCGCTTTCCATGTCATGCAGCAGTATGACACTGGAGTCCAGGAGGCGGCAAAGAAGCAGCTTGGTCTTGCGGGAaaggacgtcgccggcctggagAAGGCCATACCTACAGTGTAGTAGTAGAAACAGCGAGAGCGCCGTTGCGAAATTTCAAGCAGCAGTTGGTCTAGTTTGAATGAATTCAAAATAAAACTGAAGGAAGTTGATTGAGATGGATAAAATGCCAGCACATCGGACCATGAGATACTGCCGAGCAAGATAGAATGAAGCATGGCTGTCGCACTGCAAAACCTTGGCTCCTCACACCAGATGCGGCGGGATCTTGACCTTTTGCATGTGGATTGGAACCCAGAGAACTTGGTGTGTACAGTGATAAATCAACTACATTGAAGCTTAATCGTTTGCTTGCCTTGTTTGACGCTGGGAATGTCCCTGGTCAGGGCTAGTCAGAGCTATCAGAGGCCGGGATCTAGAGCAGACAGTAAACTTTCCACCTTACCGCAAAGCAAAGGGTAATCTAAAATAGTAGATACAACAGCAACCAAGGTCAGACGCAAAGGCCCTCAATTCGCATTATCACCGATCACGCCCTTAGTCTCCTTGACGTTACCCTCCTCAGTCCTTTGAGTCCCTGCGTTGGATGATCTCATGCCCCAGGCGAAGAGGAAAGAGACTCCAGACAGGCCCGTAGCAAGTAGGAACACGCCCCGGAGACCACCCGCAAATGCGTCCAAGGCACTTGCGAGCTCGTCCCCGGACAAGACGTGGCGAAACTCTGTTGCTCCTCCGGTTAGCACGATGTCTGCCGCGGCTGCGTTGGAGACGCGTCGCTCGACCTCCGTCCGCAACACGTTGTCGAAAGCGACACTGGCAGCAGTCGATGCAAGCGCACTTCCGAGATACATGCCAAACGTCACGATGGAGGACGCAATGGAGATTTGGTCTTGAGGCAAGGCGATTTGGGCAGCAATGCTGGGCTACGATGCGCACCTAGTTAGCTCACTGCTCTCTGCTGTGCTAGTAATCTTGGTAACTCACTGACTGCAGCGACATTCCGCGTCCGCAACCGGCAAGGAACTGGGACAGGATCCAATAAGGAGTGGGCGTGGCGGTCGAGAACCTGCTCAGCAGACCGCATGCCACGGTGTGCACAGCAGTACCTACCAACGCCCACGGAAGATAGTACCCAATCTTGCCGACTGTATAACGAGTCAGTAAAAGTtgccatctcctccatggACGGCGAGAGACTAGAACTGACTCAGGAAGCCCGATGCGAGAGAGAACAAGATCTGGCCCGGCAATCCGGGGATCGTGTAGACCGCACCGGTCAGGGCGGACTCGCCACGCACAGACTGGAAGTAGAGCGGCAGAAAGTAGCTCTGTACTGTCGTCGCACCGATGGTGAACATCAGAGTCGCCGCGCCGGACCAAACAACCCGCTGCTTGGCAATGGACGGTGGCATCAACGCCCGATGGCCCATGTGAGCACTCCAGTAGACGAAAAACGCAAACAGGATGACGGAAAACACAAACATGCCAATGAGTATGGGACTGTTCCAggggagcaggtcgccgccgataTTGAGGACTAGAAGCAGCAAGCAGGTCGCGGCCGTGCAGAGGCTGCAGCCCAGAATGTCGAAATAGTGGTGGAGGCCACGGAGCACGATGCGCCAGTCGGGCTTTGCGGTCTGCTCCGGTATACCCGTGAAAACTAGTAGCAGGATTgccacggcgccgatgggGAGATTCATGTAAAAGACTGGCACGAGTGTGAGTATCTTGGAACCTGTTCAGTGAGGAAGAGACAATCTTCTCTGTTCTTGCTTACTCCAACGCCAGGTGCTGTACTCGGTAATGATGCCTCCGACAATCGGACCCAAAAGCATGCCAGGGGCCGCGACTAGGAGATTCGTTGGCCGTTAGAATGAGTGAACGAATGGCTCGGGAACAAGGGTTTGACGACTCACGGGACATGACCACCGCAGTGAGCCctggtgtgtgtgtctggTCAGCTCGACGTTTTTCTCTCAAAACCAAACAAGGTCGGCCATGAACTCACCTGGTCGTTTTTCCAAAGGCGCCAAGCCCGCAATGACGGTTTGATTTCCTATCAAGAGACCGGAACCCCCCATGCCCGCCACTGCTCTGCCCAAGATgagcatcgccgaggagcttgCTATTCCACATAAAAGGGACCCGATTTCGAAAAACAGGATGAAGCCTATGAGAGACCACTGCTCGCGTCGTCCTTTAGCCACAGGAAAGCCCGTCTTGTAAAACCCCATGGTCTGGGCGATAGCCGACGCACCTTTGTAGGGAGGAAAGTGAATATCTTGCCGGCAATCGGTTGGAAAACAGTGCTAGTTACCCACCATGGTCATCAGAAAAGATTGCAATTGCTTCAAAGCTGTAGGTAACCATATTTCTTGACTTGACTCACTTGGTGATGAAGTACGCGCTCCCGTACCAGCCGATATCATGAAGAGATTCGAATTCGTCCGTGATATTCGGTATGGCCTGATTGTCGGCATGGTCAATACGGGTCTCGTCCCGATTATGCGCAAGGGTTCAAAAATATTCACGCCGGTGAACTTACGGGACCGAGGATTGAGCCGTCGAGAAAGTGGACAAACACGACTAGACAAGTTCCTCCCATTGCCGCCCACAATGCCCTGCCTTGCAGATATTCATGCTGCACGTTCTTCTCTTGTTGGAGGGGTTCGGATCGAATGGATAGCGAATCCATTATTGAAGTGTAAGTCACTTTGTCTTCCGtcgctgtgctgtgctgaTCGAGAAGCCTACCGGGTCGCCCGCGTCGACTTGAAGAAGCAGTGGTGTCGTTTGATGTCTACCACGGCGTATAGACGAGGTCGTGGGGCCTCATCTCCTACTGACTGACTAGGCGGTGCAGCCGGCTGTCCATCACCCCCAGGATGCGCAGCCATTGATTTTTACCTGTTCTGGAAGCGCGGTGTCACGCGTTACAGATGCGACTATCAAACCTCAAACCGCTAGAGACCGAGTCGGTCGAGCGTCGGGCTGGCTATCATCATACGCCTTGACTAGAATCATTGCCGCCAGATCGCATCCCTGTACAATTTGCTACCTCAACAGCCAGCCCCATTGTAGTGAATCACACTTGAGCGAAACTCTCTAACAAACGAGCTTGATTGAGGTAACCAAGGTTACCCTGGTAAGGGGTACGGCCATTACCTCAACTTACCCCCCTGCTTATGCAAGGTGCCATGGGGCCGTAGTGGGGAGGGGTAAGGGCCGATCAGCGGCGGAGGTAAGATGAAGGAAGGGTACCGGCAGTAGTCAGACTATTTTTGTCCGTCAGCCAATGGTGGCGGATTCAATGCTCGGTTCTTCATGAAGtaaaaaataaataaaaataaagaTTGACTCCCTTCCACCCCACTGCCGCCGTGGCGAGGCAACTGCCAAGTCCTCTTGACTTGACCCAAGAGAATCTTACCGTCTAAGGTTTTGCTGGGATGGCGGGTTGGACGTGCAGGTCGTTTAGAACACTTGCACGACAAACCACGAACTCCCGACGATAATACACATGTTGACATGTAACCCGTCTCCGCCAAGTTGCTGCCAGACCTTTCGAAACATCCCCGTATCCCGTCGGCTGCAAGACATACACCAGTCCACCTGACTTGACGAGTAAGTTGTAGCCGGTCCGGCGGATTTCTTGGCTCAGAGCGCAAAGTTCTGAAATAAATTGTGTTTGATCATGGTCAGCAACACGCCGGGGCTGCGTTTAGTAATCAGCAGCTCTGCGGCGGTGCACACGGGTCGATTTCGCAGTCTCGAGTGTAACGCTCAGCAGTTCTTCTAGAGAGGTTTCACACTGCTAAGGAATCGTGATGGACGATGTCTAACAGATGAGGTGAAACAGAATGGTTCTCTAGCAGCGGTGTCTGACACGGACTATCCACAGTACATAAGATAGAGTACGTCTGATGTTGTTCCATTCGATCTTGTAAGAGTCGTCACTTCCAAGCGAGCTTTGTTGGTGCCTATTCATCCCATTCACTTCAACTTTCTCCCTTGTCCGCTTTGGCTGTATTAGAGTCTTGCGCAGAGTTCTACCGCGTCACATCAGCCATGGATGCTCACGCGCTAGAGCCTATAGCCATCGTTGGCATGGGATGTCGCTTCCCAGGATCTGCCAACTCGCCTTCCAAACTGTGGGAGCTTCTGAGGTCGCCCCGCGATCTTGCCCAGCGCATTCCGAAGCAGAGATGGAATCTCGACAAATTCTACCACCCGACAGGCAGCCATCACGGCACCACAAACGTAACGGAATCCTACTTCCTGGACGAGCAAGATGACATTCGACATTTTGACACAAAGTTCTTCGGCGTGGGCACCGCAGAAGCAGAGGCCATGGACCCCCAGCATCGCAtgctgctcgaggtcgtGTACGAAGCCATGGAACACGGGGGGTTCACGCTCTCCTCGCTCCAAAACTCGGACACGGCCGTCTACGTCGGCATGATGTGCACCGACTACAACATCACGTTGGGGCTCGACTCGACATTCATTCCACAATACACGGCCACCGGCGTCTCGCCTAGCAACGCCTCCAGCCGCATTTCCTACTACTTCAACTGGCATGGCCCGTCAATGACAATCGACACGGCGTGTTCATCCAGTCTGGTAAGCAAGCATCTTACTCAAGAACAACACATCCCACAAGATTATCTCCCCGGCCGGTCGTTCGCTGACGATGTTATATGAGTTCTTTAGGTTGCCGTCCACCAAGCAGTAGACCAACTGCGAACAGGACGCTCCCGTGTGGCCGTGGCGTGCGGTACCAATCTGATGATCAATGTCTCCCCTTACCTGACGGAAAGCAAGCTAAACATGCTCTCCCCCACCGGCCGCTCGCGCATGTGggatgccgacgccgacggctacgcgcgcggcgacggcataGCGACGGTGCTTCTCAAGCGGCTGAGCGACGCCattgccgacggcgacgcgaTCGAAGGCATCATCCGCAACACGGGCTTCACGCACGATGGGCGAACGCTAGGGATTACCATGCCCAGCGGTCAGGCGCAGGCGGACCTGATCAGGCGGACGTACGAAGAAGCCGGGCTGGACTTGGCGAACAGGGCCAACTGGCCGCAATTCTTCGAGGCGCACGGAACGGGAACCCCCGTCGGCGACCCTCAGGAGGCGTCGGCGCTCGCGTCGGCCTTTTACCCGGATGGCGACAACGCCTATGAGCAAGACGACCGGCTTCTCGTGGGCTCTATCAAGACCCTCGTAGGCCACACAGAGGGCACGGCCGGGCTCGCGGGTCTTTTAAAGGGTTGTCTTGCTCTCAAGCATGCCGAGATCCCGCCCAACCTGTTGTTCAATCGGCTATCTCCCGGGGTAGCGCCGTACTACAAGCACTTGTGCATCCCGACGGAGCTGCGGCCGTGGCCGGCAGTGCCCGGAAACCAACCGAGGAGAGCCAGTGTGAACAGTTTTGGTAAGTCTGAATATCGTGTGTTCGCAAGACTCTGCCACACAACGCCTGAAGAGAGCTAACCGCGCAATTGCCAACTCTAGGCTTCGGAGGCACTGATGCCCATGCCATCTTGGAAAGCTACGAGGAGAGGTCGCCCTCCGGGCAGAGGATAGGGGAGAGTAGCCGTGCTCCGGTAGTAGTGCTGCCTTTTATGTTTTCCGCTGCTTCCGAGGACGCACTGAGCGGGTTGCTCGCCAAGTACGAGTCCTACCTCGAGGATCACCCGGACGTCAACCTCGACAATTTGGGATACACGCTCGGCTGCAGACGATCTGCCCTGCCTTACAAGGTGGCACTGACGGCTTCAACGGCGTCCGATCTCGCAGACAAGATTCGTGATGTGGTCCGTAAAGGAAAGGAAGATGAGAGCGACGATAGGATGGGATCATGGGGGAGAACATCCGCGGAGCCATCCACATCGTACCTGGGAATCTTCACCGGACAGGGCGCGCAGTGGCCGAGGATGGGGGTTGAGTTGATCGCCGCCTCTCCGGTTGCCTCGTCCGTCCTAGCCGACCTGCAAGCATCCCTCGATACATTGCCCGTCGAGCACGACCGGCCCAGTTGGAAACTCATCGACCAGCTATCTGCCCCAGACGACATCTCCCGAGTCGCAGCCGCCGACGTAGCGCAGCCACTGTGCACCGCCGTGCAGATCATCCTTGTTCATCTTCTACGGCTGGCCGGCATCCAGTTTGAAGCTGTCGTCGGCCATTCCTCTGGGGAGATTGCTGCCGCGTACGCGGCCGGCCTACTCTCCGCCACGGATGCCATCCGCGTCGCCTACTACCGTGGCTTGTGGGTGACGCGTCAACATGGCGGGGGTGAAAAGGGTGCCATGCTCGCCGTGGGAACATCTCACGAAGACGCCGCGGCCCTCTGCGAGTCCGAAGATATGGAAGGGCGCATCaccgtggccgccgtcaacTCCCCCTCCAGCGTGACCTTGTCCGGGGACGAAAGTGCCGTCTTACAGGCCAAGTCCGTtttcgaggaggagggcaagtTCTGCCGGCTCCTCCGCGTAGACAAGGCGTACCATTCACATCACATGCTTGCCTCTGCGAAGGCGTATGAGGAGTCTCTGATTGCCTGCGGCATCAAGTGTCCCACGCCCAATGAAGACGCGGGTGCCGTTCGGTGGTACTCGagcgtcgacggcggcggcggtattCTGATGGCTCCGGACGCCGGTATCGACGCCACGTATTGGGTGCGCAACATGACGAGCCCGGTCCTGTTTTTGAGTGCTCTCAAGGCAGCGCTCGCCGCGCACCCTGGCGTCAACGTCGCCATCGAAGTCGGGCCGCATCCGGCCTTGAAGGGGCCGGCGACGGACATC
This genomic interval carries:
- a CDS encoding Citrinin biosynthesis oxydoreductase CtnB, which produces MVKPKILCLHGAGSNAAIFRVQLRRFTKALDDRFDFVFPNAPFECGIGPGMHPTFAGSGPFYRWQCEESNSEHLGLTAEDINRERETVRNHLGNLLKQVSDAPYVGIVAFSQGCGIATGLLLDQHELGRYWGQCLTFQFAWLVCSTYPPLTLLTSPKEHSAIHDQTVGIPSLHLVGTKDPYNGQSRKMYENFWKGPKTKYMEFEGSHHVPTTQADVDRVLGFLSQMTQSVVIM
- a CDS encoding Efflux pump — encoded protein: MDSLSIRSEPLQQEKNVQHEYLQGRALWAAMGGTCLVVFVHFLDGSILGPAIPNITDEFESLHDIGWYGSAYFITNTVFQPIAGKIFTFLPTKWSLIGFILFFEIGSLLCGIASSSAMLILGRAVAGMGGSGLLIGNQTVIAGLAPLEKRPVAAPGMLLGPIVGGIITEYSTWRWSSKILTLVPVFYMNLPIGAVAILLLVFTGIPEQTAKPDWRIVLRGLHHYFDILGCSLCTAATCLLLLVLNIGGDLLPWNSPILIGMFVFSVILFAFFVYWSAHMGHRALMPPSIAKQRVVWSGAATLMFTIGATTVQSYFLPLYFQSVRGESALTGAVYTIPGLPGQILFSLASGFLIGKIGYYLPWALVGTAVHTVACGLLSRFSTATPTPYWILSQFLAGCGRGMSLQSPSIAAQIALPQDQISIASSIVTFGMYLGSALASTAASVAFDNVLRTEVERRVSNAAAADIVLTGGATEFRHVLSGDELASALDAFAGGLRGVFLLATGLSGVSFLFAWGMRSSNAGTQRTEEGNVKETKGVIGDNAN
- a CDS encoding Integral membrane protein, producing MSSALHLGCTGPQRKPLIVMMSIPTYGHTLPLLKICSHLVARGYSVFFIGGTEHQAQIRRAGAEFIEHPPWGITDEFKAERDKIVNVFRRNTFEAEHVYVGSMPQRHRVLRSTLEHVRRKHPEEEVLIMHECISAFATLPFFYGAPLPAGYSRLPKVINIPIYPMFVWSIDTPPFGPGSPPTTTWLGRLANLLLYYVIVSLPMYRQILGRVNQEMKVLGATRQVTGWLPDVVTTTADVVLMICSPSMEYPRSDLDPKIRFIGCLPNNVSTTSFRPTFQPPAWWSTIQENAKLPSQTRKRLVMVTQGTLSVDYNDLLIPLMQALAGRRDVLVVALLGGRDKELPRDFPVPSNAYVAQYFPYEVILPLSDISVQNGGYGGWTQAVMYGVPTVLAGATEEKRENVMRGQWTGTSVGIKKRRPSVQELREAVDTILESYDEYKSTVLKLKAENERLDAMTQIERATEGFPLDTVRQS
- a CDS encoding Alpha-ketoglutarate-dependent-dichlorophenoxyacetate, which codes for MTMAPHIQTEQLHPVFGASVSGVDFSKPVSEEVQLEIQKALHQYGVLVFRDTALDDQKHVDFAKMFGAIDKLNIPPGSGIKARFETDELQDQGNLGLDGTVLPEESPKAHFNKGNLLFHVDNSYHPQRVKYSMLRAVDLPPQGMGGNTEFVDVRQAWDDLPEPWKQELQANGYRVRHSMWHSRKLASPDFFARLDATNYPSSLRNLVQEHPDTGRALLYLASHCFEIEGLSAAESKEKLDFLMSHATQEKRILSLPWLNKGDMMVWDNRCVMHRGQPLAGPYKRDLRRATILDEGPEAYSFDAKDYDYMKFWSAAFHVMQQYDTGVQEAAKKQLGLAGKDVAGLEKAIPTV